In Luteitalea sp. TBR-22, one genomic interval encodes:
- a CDS encoding SpoIIE family protein phosphatase, producing the protein MRLIPVDKATFLVGRRTTADLQMMREDVSREHARIERTGDQCVVSDLGSRSGTFVNDEPLTAPRVLVHGDRIRFGRTGAAEVTFLTDEGSVIGLTEGGPAEMSDLRQMAAILNGLRALGSGRVLDEVLALVLGSALEVTGAERGFIMLATPAGALEFRTGRTKSGAELSGPSFTTSQKIPHEVFATNRSRIVSDLMDGDLAGAHGRTIATGIRHVLCVPLRVVPFGPSSGQTADRVIGVLYLDGRERGRLLSTTTVTSLEAFATQAALAIESARLYAESAEKARTDRDLKVAAEIQRALLPEPRWRGATLDLAASTTPCRTVGGDLFDYLELGEGVVGFALGDVAGKGPPAAILAATVQSHFAAHAPIASDPADLMTRLNRALLRRAVEARFATMFYGVLSPSGELAYTNAGQEPPIVVRADGTLTSLDVGGPVLGLLPAASYQWARLSLAPGDIVLVCSDGVTEARNPAGDEYGLGRLSALLASAHGGDPDDLVAMVLASVNEFAGTEPQGDDVTLMAVRYRG; encoded by the coding sequence ATGCGCCTGATTCCCGTCGACAAGGCCACCTTTCTCGTCGGGCGGCGCACGACGGCCGACCTGCAGATGATGCGCGAGGACGTGTCGCGCGAACATGCGCGCATCGAACGCACGGGTGACCAGTGCGTGGTGTCGGACCTGGGCTCCCGCTCCGGGACGTTCGTCAACGACGAGCCCCTGACCGCGCCGCGCGTGCTGGTCCATGGCGACCGCATTCGCTTCGGCCGCACCGGCGCGGCCGAAGTGACCTTCCTGACCGACGAAGGCTCCGTGATCGGCCTCACCGAGGGGGGGCCTGCGGAGATGTCCGATCTCCGGCAGATGGCGGCGATCCTCAACGGCCTGCGGGCGCTCGGCTCGGGTCGCGTGCTCGACGAGGTGCTGGCGCTGGTGCTCGGGTCGGCGCTCGAGGTGACCGGAGCCGAACGTGGATTCATCATGCTGGCGACGCCGGCCGGCGCGCTCGAGTTCCGAACCGGCCGCACGAAGAGCGGGGCCGAGTTGTCGGGCCCGTCCTTCACGACGAGCCAGAAGATCCCGCACGAGGTCTTTGCGACAAACCGGAGCCGGATCGTTTCGGACCTGATGGACGGCGACCTCGCCGGGGCCCACGGCCGCACGATCGCCACGGGCATCCGTCACGTGCTGTGCGTGCCCCTGCGGGTGGTGCCGTTCGGTCCCTCGTCGGGGCAGACGGCTGACCGGGTGATTGGCGTGCTGTACCTCGACGGGCGCGAGCGGGGCCGGCTGCTGTCCACGACGACCGTGACGTCCCTCGAGGCGTTCGCCACGCAGGCCGCCCTCGCCATCGAGAGCGCACGGTTGTATGCCGAGTCGGCGGAGAAGGCCAGGACCGACCGCGATCTCAAGGTGGCCGCCGAGATCCAGCGGGCCCTGCTGCCCGAGCCGCGCTGGCGGGGCGCGACGCTCGATCTCGCGGCCAGCACGACGCCGTGTCGCACCGTCGGTGGCGACCTGTTCGACTACCTCGAACTCGGCGAGGGTGTCGTGGGATTCGCCCTGGGCGACGTGGCGGGCAAGGGGCCGCCGGCAGCGATCCTGGCGGCGACGGTGCAAAGCCACTTCGCGGCCCACGCGCCGATTGCCTCCGATCCGGCCGACCTGATGACGCGCCTCAATCGAGCGCTGTTGCGGCGCGCCGTCGAGGCACGATTCGCGACGATGTTCTACGGAGTCCTGTCGCCGAGTGGTGAACTCGCCTACACCAATGCCGGGCAGGAACCGCCGATCGTCGTGCGCGCCGACGGCACACTGACGTCCCTGGACGTGGGAGGTCCGGTGCTGGGCCTGCTGCCGGCCGCGTCGTACCAGTGGGCCCGTCTCTCCCTCGCGCCGGGGGACATCGTCCTGGTCTGCAGTGACGGCGTGACCGAGGCGCGCAATCCGGCTGGTGACGAGTATGGCCTCGGCCGACTGTCGGCGCTGCTGGCCTCCGCGCACGGCGGCGACCCTGACGATCTCGTCGCGATGGTGCTGGCGTCGGTGAACGAGTTCGCCGGGACCGAACCGCAGGGCGACGACGTGACCCTGATGGCGGTGCGGTACCGGGGATAG
- a CDS encoding addiction module protein, with protein MPSNPLTELLKLPPGDRADLAMSLWESLDDEARNEHLELSEADEAELDRRWAEHLNDPDSGVPWSVVRSKLRG; from the coding sequence ATGCCCTCGAATCCGCTGACCGAACTCCTGAAGCTCCCACCCGGGGACCGGGCTGATTTGGCCATGTCCCTCTGGGAAAGCCTCGACGACGAGGCACGGAACGAGCATCTAGAGTTGAGCGAGGCCGACGAGGCCGAGCTCGACCGCCGTTGGGCGGAACACCTGAACGATCCCGATAGCGGCGTGCCGTGGTCCGTGGTTCGCTCGAAGCTTCGCGGCTGA
- a CDS encoding ester cyclase: protein MTRDEVLVVLDRRRDALANRDMAAFAELFDANARLESPLAGAVTGREAIAEGTRLFYKAFPDAVVTEEPPIIDGTRAVIVAEAVGTHVGSIMGLEPSGRPFRFALTFVLEFDRDLIVRERRIYDFTGLLVQIGVLRAKPA, encoded by the coding sequence ATGACACGCGATGAGGTGCTGGTGGTGCTCGATCGACGTCGCGACGCACTGGCCAACCGCGACATGGCGGCGTTTGCCGAGCTGTTTGACGCCAACGCCCGTCTCGAGAGCCCGCTCGCCGGTGCGGTGACCGGGCGAGAGGCGATCGCGGAGGGCACCCGCCTCTTCTACAAGGCCTTTCCCGATGCGGTCGTGACCGAAGAGCCCCCGATCATCGACGGCACGCGCGCCGTGATCGTCGCCGAGGCGGTCGGTACCCACGTCGGGAGCATCATGGGCCTCGAACCGAGCGGCCGTCCGTTCCGCTTCGCCTTGACCTTCGTGCTCGAGTTCGACAGGGACCTCATCGTGCGCGAGCGACGCATCTACGACTTCACCGGACTGCTCGTGCAGATCGGCGTGCTGAGGGCGAAACCCGCGTGA
- a CDS encoding type II toxin-antitoxin system RelE/ParE family toxin, which produces MRFVETPIFTKVIGGLLDDEEYRSLQSSLMLRPDQGPIVRGSGGVRKVRWGRAGAGKRGSLRVLYYWAPRPSVVYMLYAYAKNEQGDLTPAQVRALAALVREEFK; this is translated from the coding sequence ATGCGGTTCGTCGAGACGCCGATCTTCACCAAGGTCATCGGCGGACTGCTCGACGATGAGGAATACCGGTCGTTGCAATCCTCCCTGATGCTGCGGCCCGACCAAGGGCCGATCGTGAGGGGCTCGGGAGGCGTGCGTAAAGTGCGCTGGGGTCGAGCCGGTGCCGGGAAGCGCGGCAGCCTACGCGTGCTGTACTACTGGGCGCCCCGCCCATCGGTGGTCTACATGTTGTACGCCTACGCGAAGAACGAGCAGGGCGATCTCACGCCGGCGCAGGTGCGCGCGCTTGCCGCCCTCGTTCGAGAGGAGTTCAAGTGA
- a CDS encoding nuclear transport factor 2 family protein — protein sequence MTRPRFVLVVLAVLAIGGCSGPTPDSARPPAAVGDRAVVERATGAFHQALRTNDLEAFMAHVAEDVVFMPPGEPAVRGRDAVRTWMTGFLAQYKTTALTLADREVMVGNGWAVELGTFEWALQPAGGGAVVIDRGNYMQVWKEQPDGTWRFSREVYNSAVPPAPAGAK from the coding sequence ATGACGAGACCCCGGTTCGTGTTGGTGGTGCTGGCCGTGCTTGCGATCGGAGGCTGCTCTGGGCCGACGCCGGACTCCGCGCGTCCACCTGCGGCGGTCGGCGACCGGGCCGTGGTCGAGCGGGCGACCGGCGCCTTTCACCAGGCACTCCGCACCAACGACCTCGAGGCGTTCATGGCTCACGTGGCCGAGGACGTCGTCTTCATGCCGCCAGGGGAGCCTGCCGTGCGCGGCCGCGACGCCGTGCGCACGTGGATGACGGGCTTCCTCGCGCAGTACAAGACCACGGCGCTGACGCTTGCCGATCGTGAGGTGATGGTCGGCAACGGGTGGGCCGTGGAGCTGGGGACGTTCGAATGGGCGTTGCAGCCGGCCGGCGGAGGCGCCGTCGTGATCGACCGCGGCAACTACATGCAGGTGTGGAAGGAACAGCCCGACGGAACCTGGCGATTCTCGCGCGAGGTCTACAACAGCGCCGTGCCGCCGGCACCGGCCGGGGCCAAATAG
- a CDS encoding aminotransferase class V-fold PLP-dependent enzyme: MPPSTSPAGWSRRQIFRAAQALGLGSLVPGSAVAASQGAAGARRATAAPVVPAGPSGKELYASLGVRPIINARGTFTIIGGSVELPEVRAAKAAANQHYANFEELMEAAGKRLAELTGAEWGMVSSGCAAAISHATAACVAGGNPDLHVRLPDLTGFAKTEVIIPTHSRNVYDAAVRAVGVTIVEVDTPEQLALAIGPKTAMIYFFTTPRNETGPMSLENIARIARPQGVPIMVDAAAEILTVPNIHLQRGATLVGYSGGKILRGPQTAGILLGRKDLVQAAWMHSAPHHGYARAMKVGREEVVAMLVAVERWVKGDRAAEWAEWVRQAEVIAAAAGRVPGVTVTVAREPWEDRSNRSPRVTLRWDAATIGLTGQQAVDILYNEEPRITVGGASGARQGEPGDAGLTLATSMLQPGDETIVGERLRAVLSAKRTLVPPPAAVAPAGEVSGQWRVEIVYVASRSTHILQLRQRGATIEGSHQGDLVTRDLSGTMDGAKVTFTSRITERTGSALNYRFTGELSGDTMSGTIDMGEYRSATFTARRVASA; this comes from the coding sequence ATGCCTCCCTCGACCTCGCCCGCCGGCTGGAGCCGGCGGCAGATCTTCCGCGCCGCGCAGGCGCTCGGCCTCGGTTCGCTCGTGCCCGGTTCCGCGGTCGCGGCATCGCAGGGGGCGGCAGGCGCGCGTCGTGCCACGGCTGCGCCCGTGGTGCCCGCCGGGCCGTCAGGGAAGGAGCTGTACGCCAGCCTCGGCGTGCGGCCGATCATCAACGCGCGGGGCACGTTCACGATCATCGGCGGCTCGGTGGAACTGCCGGAGGTGCGCGCTGCGAAGGCGGCGGCAAACCAGCACTACGCCAACTTCGAGGAGTTGATGGAGGCGGCGGGGAAGCGGCTCGCCGAGCTGACCGGCGCCGAGTGGGGCATGGTGAGCTCCGGCTGCGCGGCGGCGATCTCGCACGCGACGGCCGCATGCGTGGCGGGCGGCAATCCCGACCTGCACGTGCGGCTGCCTGATCTCACTGGCTTCGCGAAGACGGAAGTCATCATCCCGACGCACTCGCGCAACGTCTACGACGCCGCCGTCCGCGCCGTGGGCGTCACCATCGTCGAGGTCGACACGCCGGAGCAACTCGCGCTGGCGATCGGGCCGAAGACGGCGATGATCTACTTCTTCACGACGCCGCGCAACGAAACGGGACCGATGTCGCTCGAGAACATCGCGCGCATCGCCAGGCCGCAGGGCGTGCCGATCATGGTGGATGCGGCGGCCGAGATCCTCACCGTGCCCAACATCCACCTGCAGCGGGGTGCGACGCTGGTGGGCTACAGCGGCGGCAAGATCCTCCGCGGGCCGCAGACGGCGGGGATCCTGCTCGGGCGCAAGGACCTCGTGCAGGCCGCCTGGATGCACAGCGCGCCGCACCATGGCTACGCGCGGGCGATGAAGGTGGGCCGCGAGGAGGTCGTGGCGATGCTCGTCGCCGTGGAGCGGTGGGTCAAGGGCGATCGCGCTGCGGAGTGGGCCGAGTGGGTGCGGCAGGCGGAGGTCATCGCCGCCGCGGCCGGCCGCGTGCCTGGCGTGACGGTGACCGTGGCGCGCGAGCCGTGGGAAGACCGGTCCAATCGCAGCCCGCGCGTGACGCTGCGGTGGGACGCGGCCACCATCGGCCTGACCGGACAGCAGGCGGTGGACATCCTCTACAACGAGGAGCCGCGCATCACGGTGGGCGGTGCGTCTGGCGCCCGCCAGGGCGAGCCGGGCGACGCGGGCCTCACGCTGGCCACGTCGATGCTGCAGCCCGGCGACGAGACGATCGTCGGCGAGCGACTGCGGGCCGTACTCTCGGCCAAGCGGACGCTCGTGCCACCACCGGCTGCCGTGGCGCCGGCGGGCGAGGTCAGCGGGCAGTGGCGCGTCGAGATTGTGTACGTCGCCTCGCGCAGCACGCACATCCTGCAGCTCCGCCAGCGAGGCGCGACAATCGAGGGATCGCACCAGGGTGATCTCGTCACGCGCGACCTGTCGGGGACGATGGACGGGGCGAAGGTGACGTTCACGAGCCGCATCACCGAGCGGACCGGGAGTGCGCTGAACTACCGGTTCACGGGCGAGCTGTCGGGCGACACCATGTCGGGCACGATCGACATGGGCGAGTACCGCAGTGCGACGTTCACGGCGCGGCGCGTCGCCAGCGCCTGA
- the nadS gene encoding NadS family protein: MKEAAFQELLGSVRQAGRIRRGTLKPARTTVFRPADIKAVRAKLGTSQPEFAVMIGVSVATLRNWEQGRRIPEGPALALLRVAAKHPDIVIDALHGRRGAA; the protein is encoded by the coding sequence GTGAAAGAGGCGGCATTCCAGGAACTTCTAGGCAGCGTTCGCCAGGCGGGACGGATTCGGCGAGGCACGCTGAAGCCTGCCCGGACGACGGTGTTCCGCCCCGCAGACATCAAGGCGGTCCGGGCCAAACTCGGCACATCGCAGCCGGAGTTCGCGGTCATGATCGGTGTGAGCGTCGCCACGCTCCGGAACTGGGAGCAGGGGCGGCGCATACCCGAGGGCCCGGCGCTTGCCCTGCTCCGAGTGGCGGCCAAGCATCCCGACATCGTCATCGATGCGTTGCACGGCAGGCGCGGGGCTGCCTAA
- a CDS encoding DUF2283 domain-containing protein encodes MREPYLEVTFRHGRPLAAYYYLPREVGEKSVRTRRVEPGLVIDYASDGSAIGIEITAPMQLSLSTLNAVLAELGHAPASEADLAPLAAA; translated from the coding sequence ATGAGAGAGCCCTACCTCGAGGTCACGTTTCGGCATGGCCGGCCGCTGGCGGCGTACTACTACCTTCCTCGCGAGGTCGGCGAGAAGAGCGTGCGGACCCGCCGCGTGGAGCCGGGGCTGGTCATCGACTACGCGAGCGACGGGTCGGCCATCGGCATCGAAATCACGGCTCCGATGCAGTTGTCCTTGTCCACCCTCAACGCGGTGCTGGCGGAGTTGGGACATGCGCCCGCCAGTGAAGCGGATCTGGCGCCTCTCGCTGCCGCATGA
- a CDS encoding type II toxin-antitoxin system RelE/ParE family toxin, producing MSLRIVFRPQAAAEAVEVQGWYESRSAGLGDQFGGALKALVERIAAMPSAFPRVHGATQRAVLRRFPYAVYFRVAADSVVVLSIHGRQHPSHWRHRR from the coding sequence ATGTCGCTCCGGATTGTGTTTCGGCCCCAGGCCGCTGCTGAGGCGGTCGAGGTTCAGGGCTGGTACGAGTCGCGGAGCGCTGGTCTGGGCGACCAGTTCGGTGGAGCCCTCAAGGCACTCGTGGAGCGGATCGCCGCCATGCCCTCAGCGTTTCCTCGGGTGCATGGCGCAACGCAGCGAGCCGTCCTGCGTCGCTTTCCCTACGCGGTCTACTTCCGCGTGGCTGCTGATTCGGTCGTTGTTCTATCGATTCATGGCCGGCAACATCCGTCTCACTGGCGACATCGCAGGTAG
- a CDS encoding integron integrase, with translation MEVVRATLRARHYSPRTEDAYVGWIRRFVRFHGWKHPRTLGEPEVTMFLTSLAVQGRVAASTQNQALSALLFLYTGVLGLEFDWLQGLVRARRPARMPVVLTRDEVRQVLAQLQGTEWLIASLLYGGGLRLLECLTLRIKDVDLASRELRIRDGKGRKDRVTVVPGRLVPALAARLDESRVLHGRDLGAGAGWVSLPDALDRKYPRAGRELGWQWVFPATRTYLDVATRQRRRHHIHETVVQRAVKQAVTRAGLAKAASCHTLRHSFATHLLQSGYDIRTIQELLGHRDVSTTMIYTHVLNAGGRGVRSPLDDLP, from the coding sequence ATGGAGGTGGTGCGCGCGACGCTCCGGGCCAGGCACTACTCGCCGCGCACCGAAGACGCGTATGTCGGGTGGATCCGGCGCTTCGTCCGCTTCCATGGCTGGAAGCACCCGCGGACGCTGGGGGAGCCCGAGGTGACGATGTTCCTGACGTCGCTGGCGGTGCAGGGGCGGGTGGCGGCCTCGACGCAGAACCAGGCGCTCAGTGCGCTGCTCTTTCTCTACACCGGCGTTCTCGGGCTCGAGTTCGACTGGCTGCAGGGACTGGTGCGCGCCAGGCGCCCGGCGCGCATGCCGGTCGTGCTGACGCGCGACGAGGTCCGGCAGGTGCTGGCGCAACTGCAGGGCACCGAGTGGCTCATCGCGTCGTTGCTCTACGGTGGCGGGCTGCGCCTGCTCGAGTGCCTCACGCTCCGGATCAAGGACGTCGACCTTGCGAGTCGCGAGCTGCGGATTCGTGATGGGAAGGGCCGCAAGGATCGGGTCACGGTGGTACCCGGGCGGCTCGTGCCGGCGCTGGCGGCGCGCCTCGACGAGAGTCGCGTGTTGCACGGCCGCGACCTCGGGGCCGGGGCGGGTTGGGTGTCGCTGCCGGATGCGTTGGACCGGAAGTATCCGCGTGCCGGGCGTGAGCTCGGGTGGCAGTGGGTGTTTCCGGCGACGCGGACGTACCTCGACGTCGCGACAAGGCAGCGTCGTCGGCATCATATTCATGAGACGGTGGTGCAGCGGGCGGTCAAGCAGGCGGTGACGCGTGCCGGTCTCGCGAAGGCAGCCAGTTGCCACACGCTCCGGCACTCGTTTGCCACGCACCTTCTACAGTCGGGCTACGACATCCGGACGATCCAGGAGCTGCTCGGCCACCGTGACGTCAGCACGACGATGATCTACACGCACGTATTGAACGCGGGCGGCCGTGGCGTGCGGAGTCCGCTTGACGACCTTCCCTGA
- a CDS encoding protein kinase encodes MRTGGTASGDAPGASSLICIIATPLALTPGTRLGPYQIAAPLGAGGMGEVYRATDTNLKRQVAIKVLPASVAADADRLARFQREAEVLAALNHPNIAAIHGLEKTSECTALVMELVEGEDLSQRIARLRAQGAPAGQAGMPLDEALPIARQIAEALEAAHEQGIIHRDLKPANIKVRDDGTVKVLDFGLAKALAPEGASATAGMSASMSPTMTSPAMTQMGMILGTAAYMAPEQARGKAVDRRADIWAFGVVLYEMLAGTRAFAGEEISDVLAAVLRQDIDWKALPAAASPRLRRLLERCLDRDVKTRLRDIGEARIEISRIEAGAPDSVVTAATPMPPAPAPAWRRGLPWVVAATSVAALITSVVLWTPWRAAPAPTPRRLLTSIGVDASLVTDRGAGAVLSPDGTTLAFTARQDGQARLFIRRLDQLQATPLSGTDGATYPFFSPNGQWIGFFTRGHLKKVSLAGGAAITLCDAPSGRGGSWTADDTIVFGPSGGEKVQLLRVPAAGGTPTVFGTLGEGATTQRWPQVLPGGAAVLYTEHSATSAFDGANLVVAPVPADAAAKAGPAKIVVQRAYYGRYVPSGLAAPTRGERARGHLLYIQQGTLFAVPFDPVRLETLGPAVPAITGLESAPVAGGAQVDVSREGTVAYVPAAATTAPAPIDWVTRDGKTATLRATASAWANPRFSPDGQRIAMDISDGQQADVWVYDWARDTLTQLTFDPGQDSSAVWTPDGRRLVFASDRARPGGPRNLYWVNADGTGEVTRLTDSPESQFPASWHPSGKFLAFTASRRGMGADLLLLPMEDDADRGWIAGTPTVLLGTPASEAVPMFSPDGRFIAYFSDEARALTFDVYVRPFPGPGGPWRISTGGGTSPRWSATTRELVWFEQGYLMVTPFSVVDDAFIPAKPQRWSPVDLRWSGNNSYYDLHPDGKRVAAAAARQTEGTVQDHVVIVSHFFDYLRTIAPLTP; translated from the coding sequence GTGAGGACGGGCGGAACGGCGTCAGGGGACGCGCCGGGCGCGAGTTCGCTCATCTGTATAATCGCGACACCTCTGGCCCTCACGCCCGGCACCCGCCTCGGCCCGTACCAGATCGCCGCCCCGCTTGGCGCCGGCGGAATGGGCGAGGTGTATCGCGCCACCGACACGAACCTGAAGCGGCAGGTCGCGATCAAGGTGCTCCCCGCCTCGGTGGCGGCCGACGCGGATCGCCTCGCGCGGTTCCAGCGGGAGGCTGAAGTCCTCGCCGCGCTCAATCACCCCAACATCGCCGCGATCCACGGCCTGGAGAAGACGTCCGAGTGCACCGCCCTCGTGATGGAACTGGTCGAGGGCGAGGACCTGTCGCAGCGGATCGCCCGCCTTCGCGCCCAGGGCGCTCCGGCGGGGCAGGCCGGAATGCCGCTCGACGAGGCGTTGCCCATCGCCAGGCAGATCGCCGAGGCCCTCGAGGCTGCGCACGAGCAGGGCATCATCCATCGCGATCTGAAGCCGGCCAACATCAAGGTTCGCGACGACGGCACCGTGAAGGTGCTCGATTTCGGCCTCGCCAAAGCGCTCGCGCCCGAAGGAGCGAGCGCGACGGCGGGCATGAGCGCGTCGATGTCGCCGACGATGACGTCGCCCGCGATGACCCAGATGGGGATGATCCTCGGCACGGCCGCCTACATGGCGCCCGAGCAGGCGCGCGGCAAGGCCGTGGATCGGCGCGCCGACATCTGGGCATTCGGCGTCGTGCTCTACGAGATGCTGGCGGGGACACGCGCGTTCGCGGGCGAGGAGATCTCGGACGTGCTCGCCGCGGTACTGCGCCAGGATATCGACTGGAAGGCACTGCCCGCGGCTGCCTCGCCGCGGCTGCGGCGGTTGCTCGAGCGCTGCCTCGACCGCGACGTGAAGACGCGCCTGCGTGACATCGGCGAGGCACGCATCGAGATCAGCCGCATCGAAGCCGGTGCGCCCGACAGCGTCGTCACGGCTGCCACGCCCATGCCGCCCGCACCGGCGCCTGCGTGGCGGCGCGGCCTCCCGTGGGTCGTGGCAGCGACATCGGTCGCCGCCCTCATCACGAGTGTTGTCCTGTGGACGCCCTGGCGCGCGGCACCCGCGCCCACACCGCGCCGCCTGCTCACGAGCATCGGTGTCGACGCGTCGCTCGTGACCGACCGTGGCGCCGGGGCGGTCCTGTCGCCGGACGGGACAACGCTCGCCTTCACCGCGCGACAGGACGGCCAGGCACGCCTGTTCATCCGCAGGCTCGATCAGTTGCAGGCGACGCCGCTCTCCGGGACCGACGGGGCGACCTACCCGTTCTTTTCGCCGAACGGCCAGTGGATCGGGTTCTTCACCAGGGGCCACTTGAAGAAGGTGTCCCTCGCCGGTGGGGCGGCCATCACCCTCTGCGATGCCCCGTCGGGTCGCGGCGGCTCGTGGACCGCCGACGACACGATCGTCTTCGGCCCCTCGGGTGGAGAGAAGGTCCAATTGCTGCGCGTGCCGGCAGCCGGCGGGACGCCGACGGTGTTCGGTACCCTCGGTGAGGGAGCCACGACGCAACGCTGGCCCCAGGTGCTCCCCGGAGGCGCCGCGGTCCTGTACACGGAGCATTCGGCCACGAGCGCCTTCGACGGGGCCAACCTCGTCGTGGCGCCCGTCCCTGCCGACGCGGCGGCGAAGGCGGGCCCTGCGAAGATCGTCGTCCAGCGCGCGTACTACGGGCGCTACGTCCCGAGCGGCCTGGCCGCGCCGACGCGCGGCGAGCGCGCACGTGGGCATCTCCTCTACATTCAGCAGGGAACGCTCTTCGCGGTGCCGTTCGACCCCGTCCGCCTCGAGACGCTGGGGCCGGCCGTGCCGGCGATCACGGGGCTCGAGTCGGCTCCGGTGGCGGGCGGCGCCCAGGTGGACGTGTCGCGGGAGGGCACGGTGGCCTACGTACCAGCCGCGGCGACCACCGCTCCCGCGCCCATCGACTGGGTGACGCGCGACGGCAAGACGGCGACGCTGCGTGCCACAGCATCGGCCTGGGCCAATCCCCGCTTCTCGCCGGACGGCCAGCGGATCGCCATGGACATCTCCGACGGCCAGCAGGCCGACGTCTGGGTGTACGACTGGGCCCGCGACACGCTGACGCAACTGACGTTCGACCCCGGTCAGGACTCCAGCGCGGTCTGGACGCCGGACGGCAGGCGCCTCGTGTTTGCGTCCGACCGGGCCAGGCCCGGCGGCCCCCGCAACCTGTATTGGGTGAACGCCGACGGCACGGGCGAGGTGACTCGCCTGACCGACAGCCCCGAGAGTCAGTTCCCGGCGTCGTGGCATCCGAGCGGAAAGTTCCTCGCGTTCACAGCATCTCGCCGCGGCATGGGGGCGGATCTCCTGCTCCTGCCGATGGAGGACGACGCGGACCGGGGCTGGATTGCCGGCACGCCCACCGTGCTTCTCGGCACGCCGGCCAGTGAGGCCGTGCCGATGTTCTCGCCGGACGGCCGGTTCATCGCCTACTTCTCGGACGAGGCCCGTGCCCTGACCTTTGACGTCTACGTCCGTCCGTTTCCGGGGCCCGGCGGCCCCTGGCGCATCTCGACCGGTGGCGGCACGTCTCCCCGCTGGTCCGCCACGACGCGCGAACTGGTGTGGTTCGAGCAGGGCTACCTCATGGTCACACCGTTCAGCGTCGTCGACGACGCCTTCATCCCGGCCAAGCCGCAGCGCTGGTCGCCAGTGGACCTGCGGTGGAGTGGCAACAACTCCTACTACGACCTCCATCCCGACGGAAAGCGGGTGGCGGCGGCCGCCGCGCGCCAGACCGAGGGGACCGTCCAGGACCACGTCGTGATCGTGTCCCACTTCTTCGACTACCTGCGGACCATCGCGCCGCTGACGCCATGA
- a CDS encoding DUF4258 domain-containing protein, translated as MTAKQWPAWWAWELELSPHLAKRMVDRGFTEVELRRMLEYAQGHESDVVEGRFVVAVRHAGRPWEVIVEPDGERRLLVVVTAYPVERDTP; from the coding sequence GTGACTGCCAAGCAATGGCCAGCGTGGTGGGCTTGGGAGCTCGAACTCAGTCCGCACCTTGCGAAGCGGATGGTGGATCGCGGCTTCACCGAGGTGGAACTGCGTCGGATGCTCGAGTACGCACAAGGACACGAATCCGACGTCGTCGAGGGCCGATTCGTGGTCGCGGTGCGGCACGCCGGCCGACCGTGGGAGGTCATCGTCGAGCCGGACGGCGAACGGCGACTGCTGGTGGTCGTTACGGCGTATCCTGTGGAGCGAGACACGCCATGA